The following is a genomic window from Chitinophaga caseinilytica.
AAATCCCTCAAGGAGTATGAAGAGATGTTGTCTGACAAGGGGTTCTATCGCGTCCATAAATCCTTCCTGATCAACATCCACCACATCGTGAAGATCATCAAGGGCCTGGGTACCGCCGTTATTATGAGCGATCAGAAGAACATCCCGATCTCTTCCCGCAAAAAAGACGAGTTTTTCACCCAGCTCAAAGGAGTGATCAACCTCTGAAACGCCGCCCCTGCAAAGGGGCTTCTTTTTTCACCGATACTTTATGGCCGTTGCCGAACCCGTTTCCAGCGTTTACCAAACGTAACGGGGCCTGTATGATTTATAATCCTACATTCGGTGTAGGGTTTTCATAGGATATATGGTCATGTTTGTAAGCTCTTTACCAGCACGGCCATCAAAAAGCCCTCCGTTTCCGGAGGGCTTTTTCTATTATATTAACTGATAATCAGATGATAAAGAATGTAATATAATAATACATTAAAAAATACTTATTCGTAACAAATTAGTAAACAAAATGTATGAAAAAGGCCTCCCGAAAACGGGAAGCCTTTAATCCTAACCTATAAAACCTATATGAAAACACGTAAAATATCCTCCTAGAACGAGGTACCTCCGGAAAGGTCCAGGTCGTAATAATATATGTTCGAATAGCGGTCGCGGATGTAAAATCCTTCCAGCCGCACCGATTTCTTGCCATCCAGCGCACGCTTAAGATCGTCGGTAGACTTGATCGCTGTACTGCCTGCCTTCAGAATAACGAATTCAGGCTTCATATTCGTCTGTTTCTTGATAAGTCCGCTTCCGATATTTGTTACCACGAGTCCGCCGTCGATCCCTAATTTGGTGGCCGCGTCTCTGGTCAGCGGCGCTACGTCTGCCCCCAAATGATCAATTACGCTCAGTTTCACGATGTCGGTATTGCCGTCCAGGTTTTTTAGGAGGGCGTTGGCCATTAATTCTTTATCTGCGCGCTGATAGTTGACCGTCACTTTGTCGCCCGGCTTGTAACGGCTCAGCTGTTCCATCAGCTCGGGGATGGAGGCCGTAGAAACGCCGTTGATCTTCGTAACTATGTCGCCGACTTTGAGCCCTGCTGCTGCAGCGGCACCGCCTTGTGCGACGCCCAGCACCTTGATGCCGGCCATGTCGCGCGTCATCCCATTTTCTTTCAATTCCTGATCGGTCATCGTGTTGGGATCTTTGTACTCGATGCCCAGGTAGGCGCGTTGCACGTTCCCGAACTTCATGATATCGTTCACCACTTTCTTCACCAGGTTCACTGGGATGGCGTAGGAGTACCCTGCGTAAGCCCCGGTAGGCGAAGCGATGGCCGAGTTGATCCCGATCAGTTCGCCGGCCGTATTGATCAGCGCGCCGCCGGAGTTGCCCTGGTTCACGGGCGCATCCGTCTGGATGAACGACTCGATGGCGTTGCGGCTGTTCCGCCGGTTGATCCCGATGCTGCGGCTTTTCGCGCTCACGATGCCCGCCGTTACGGTGGTTTCGAGGTTGAGCGGATAGCCTACGGCCAGCACCCAGTGGCCCACCTGCACGTCGTCAGAATTGCCGTAGAGCAGGTAGGGAAGGCCCGTCGCACTTATTTTTATCACGGCCAGGTCGGTACTGGGGTCCGTCCCCACCACCTTGGCGGTAAATGTCTTGTTATTGCTCAGCGTCACGGAGATTTCGTCTGCATCGTCTACCACGTGATTATTGGTCACGATGTAGCCGTCGTCCGAGATGAGCACGCCGGAACCGGAAGCCATTTGCGGTGGCGAATAGTATTGGCGGCTATTGTCTTCGAATTGTTCGCCGAAGAATTCTTCCAGCAGGCTGCGCCTTTTTTGCAGATTGTTGCCCAGCTGCCGGGGATTGATCTTCGTTTTAATATGTACTACGCCGGGTGTCCCGATACGCGCCGCCTGCGTAAAGTCCGTCGGCGGTGTGAGGGCATTGCTGCCCGCGGAGCCCGGTCTGTAATCGACGTAATTGGCCGGCACGGTGTCCGACCCGTTTTGGTACAGTCCCATGCTTTTCGGCTGGAAATATTTGCTGTACACATATATACTGGCAATTGCAGTAGCCGCGCTGATAAGAACGGTCCCTGCGACATGCGAAAATTTCATACAGGTACTGGTTTTAAGGGTTAAAATGTTGGTATTTCCTACGGCTGTACCTCATCAATTTACATGCCCTGTTCTACAAATGTAACGGCAGATGGCCGTTGAATGTTATAACACGGAAGTATTTAACAGTTTTTTAGGTCAAACGTTAAAACCGCCGGCGGGAATGAAAACAGGCACTGCCATAGGTGGAACAGTGCCTGTCAAATTAACAATAAGATGTGACAATTTGTTAACCGCTCATGTAAGCGCGGGCTTACAATGCGGTGAAGAAAGCGGCGGTGTCTACACCGTCTGCATAATCGGTGAGGCGGGGCGCCTGGGCTTGCCCGAACGCGATGCGGTCTGCTGCTACAATGCACTGCAGGTCAGCATTTTCGGCCAGTTGGGCTTCGAGTTCCCCGCGGTTGCGGTACATGCCGTAATGGAGCACGCTGAGGGGGAGAAAACGGATTCGTTCTCGTGCAGCAACAGGTTGTCGTTCGTTTTGAACGGCGCGTTGTTGAGCAGCAGCAGCGCGAGGTTATAATCGTAATTGTTCTTGTATTTATGATTGTCCATGAGCCAGTCGTATTTTTTGAAGGCGATCATGAGCGGCTCGAAATCGTACCCTTCCGGCACGAGCACTTTGGTGACGTTGCGGCATCCCAGCCCGAAATAGAGGAGGGCATCGTCTGCCAGGGATTCCAGCTGGGCGGGCGTTTCGGCGCCGGTAAGCACGGCTACGGACGTGCGGTTGCGGCGGATGATGTGGGGGTATTTGGAGAAATAAAATTCGAAATAACGGGCGGAATTGTTGCTGCCGGTGGCGATGTAGGCGTCGCAGTCTTTGAGGACGTCCTGGATGGAAGTAAGTTCACCGGCTTCGGGGGACCATTCCGCGATCTTGCCGATGAGGTGGGGGAGCAGCACGGCGTCTTTGGAAGACAGTTTCAGTTTGATGCGATGGCCGGAAAGGAAGCCCGTGAGCCAGTCGTGGAACCCTACGAGCGGGATGTTCCCCGCGGCCACGATGCCCACGGTTTTGGGGGCTTTCGGCTCCCCGAAGCCCGGATATTGCGCCACCCAGGCTTCCAGCAGGGGGCGGCGGAGGAAATTGTCCGCGATCTGGCCAACAGCCAGGTCCACGAATTCCGGGATGAACCACCCGTTTTGGCGAAACGCTTTTTCCTTGACCAAACGGAGTTCCTCGCGCTCTTCGTCCGTCCCCTGTCCGTTCAGATAAGCACCGAGGCGCTCCAATAGGGTGATTTTATTTGTTACATTCATCTCCGGGAAAATAAATTGAGTATTTGATTTGAAGATATTTTATTTTTGGAGCAAAATTAATGGCTTACATCCTAAACAAAAAGTTTACAATATGGCAATTAAGATAACGGATGAATGTATCAACTGCGGAGCTTGTGAACCCGAATGCCCGAATAACGCTATTTACGAAGGCGGCGTGGAATGGGCGCTTGCTGACGGTACCACGGTAAAAGGAAGCTATACTTTGATGGACGGCTCCGAAATGGACGCCGACCAGCGGAATGCACCGATTTCGGTAGACACGTATTTTATCGTTCCCAATAAATGCACCGAGTGCCAGGGCTTCCACGAAGAGCCCCAGTGCGCTGCCGTTTGCCCGGTAGATTGCTGCGTGCCCGACGAAATGTACCAGGAAACGGTAGACGAGCTCATGGCCAAGAAAGCCAAGCTGCACCTGTAGTTTCCCCGTCAAACCGATATATTTCATTGAAATAATCTTGAAAAAGGAAGGATCAGCGTACGTTGGGCCTTCCTTTTTTGTTATTTTGCCGAACTATGAAGAAAAACATCGCCCTCGTTGCGGGCGGCTATTCCGGGGAATATGTGATCTCCGTCCAAAGCGCCGCCGTGATCGAACGCAACATCGATCCCGCCCTTTACAACGTTTATAAAATCATCATCACCCGCGACGGGTGGACATATACCGCGCCCGACAACACCATCGTGGAAGTGGACAAGAACGATTTTTCGCTCCATACCGCCGAAGGCCACATCCGGTTCGACGCCGTGTTTATCGGCATCCACGGTACGCCCGGTGAAGACGGCCGCCTCCAGGGCTACTTCGAAATGCTTGGCATTCCCTTCACCAGCTGCGGAATGGTCACTTCCGCGCTCACCTTCAATAAAAGCTACTGCAACAAGGTGGTGGCCGCGCTCGGCGTGGTAAAAGTGAGCAAGTCTTACCATATTTTCCGCGATCAGCCCTATTTCCCCGCCGCCATCCTCAGCTACCTGCGCCTGCCCGTGTTCGTGAAACCGGCAGAAGGGGGCAGCAGCATCGGCATGAGCAAGGTGAACCATGCGGAAGATCTGGACGAAGCCATCCAGAAAGCATTTAAGGAAGATAGCCAGGTGCTCATCGAAGAATTCATCAAAGGCACGGAAGTGACCTGCGGCGTATTCCGGAAAAACGGCCAACTGCAGGTGCTCCCGCTCACGGAAATCCGCTCCAGCAAAGAGTTTTTCGACTACGAAGCCAAATATACGCCCGGGGTGACGAATGAAGTGACGCCGGCCGAAATCCCCGAAGAAGCCGCGGCCCACATCCGCCAGGTAGCCCAGGAGCTGTACAACCGCCTCAACTGCAAAGGCATCGCGCGGGCAGATTTCATCCTCGAAGAAGGGACGAACGACGTCTATTTCCTGGAAGTGAATACCATGCCCGGCCAGAGCGAAAACAGCCTCGTGCCTCAGCAGGTTCGCGCCGCAGGCATGACTTTGCGCGAGTTTTACGGCATACTTATTGAAGAGTGCCTTGCTGCTGTTAATAAATAAGCATACTTTGCTAATATGAAAATGTTCGATAATATAACGAAACGCTCGTTCTGGTTCAATCTGCTGGTAATCGGCGGCCTGATCATCGTACTGGGCGTGATTTTCTTCCTATCCCTCGGTTTCCTCACCCGCCACGGCGAAGAAGTGACCGTTCCCGACGTTCGGGGCAAAAGCATCGAAGATGCCACCAAGTCGCTGGAAGCGCTCGGCTTCGACGTAGAGGTGCGCGACTCCATATATATCGATACCATGCGGGCGTTGCTCGTGTATGAGCAGACCCCCGAGCGGGGAGACGTCGTGAAAAGCCACCGCACCATTTACCTCACGGTGAATAAAGTGGTGCCGCCCATGGTGCCCATGCCCGATCTCGAAGGTTTGACCTACCGCAGTGCCGAAATGACGCTCCGCGCCCGCAGGCTCAATATCGGCGATACCATCTATCGCCCCGACTTCGCTACCAACACCGTACTGGAACAACTCCTGCACGGCAAGCCCATCAAGCCGGGCACCGAAATCCCCGAGGGCAGCAATATCACCCTCGTGCTTTCCAGTGGTACCGGCAGCATGGAGAACCCCGTGCCTGAAACCGTGGGCATGACGTATATGGAAGCCCGCGAAGTGCTCGCCGCCAGCAACCTCATTATCGGCACCGTGCTTATAGATGGCGCCGTGACAGACACCCTCGGCGCATTCGTGTACCGGCAGTCGCCCGCGCGGCGCAATGGACTGGGCGAGCTGAACCTCATCCGTGCCGGCGAAAGCGTGGACCTGTGGCTGTCTGCCACCAAACCCGTGACGGATTCAACGGCCGTACCGCCGCCGGCACAGCCTGCATCCGAAGATTAATTAACTTTGTAAAAAACCAACAATGGAAAATATTACTGCAGAAGACCTGAAAAAACGTATCGACAGCGGCGAAAAGCTGAACCTGGTAGACGTGCGCGAACCGCATGAGAACGCCGAGTTCAACATCGGCGGCACCCTCGTTCCCCTCGGCGATATCCGCGCGATGCAGGTAGACGAGATCGAACCGCTGAAAGACGAAGAAGTGATCGTGTATTGCCGCAGCGGCAACCGCAGCGGGCAGGCAGCCATGATCCTCGAAACCATGGGCTTCTCCAACGTAAAAAACCTGGTAGGTGGAATGCTGAAATGGCAGGAAACTTTCGGGGCCTAAGAGATTTCGGGCACACATGCCCCCGGCCGGATGCATCGCGCATCCGGCTTTTTTTATGCCCGGATGCGTCATTTCACGGGAACGATGGCCGTAGCCTCGATTTCGACGAGGAGGTCGGGGTGGATGAGGGCTTTCACCTCCACCATGGTCGTAACCGGCCGGATGCCGCCAAAAAACTCCCCGTGCGCACGGCCGATCTCTTCCCATTTCGATATATCTGTCACGAACATACGCGTACGCACCACATCGTGCAGCGAAGCGCCTGCTTTCACGAGCGCGGCTTCGATCTTGGCCAGCGCGTGTTTTGCCTGTTCGTAAGGATCGCCCAGGCCAATGACTTTGTCCCCGTCCTGCGAAACCGTCCCTGAAACCTCCACCACATTACCGATCCGGACGGCACGGGAATAGCCTACTTTGGCCTCCCATGGAGCGCCGGAACTAATGTTGAGTCGTTGCATATCGTAGTTTTTAGTATTCGAAGAAAGCACTGCTTCCGCCCACCCAATCCTGCGAATCGTTGAAGCTCACACCGATCATTTTGCCCTTGCTCAGCCTGGCCAGGTTATGGGCGAGGATGGGAGCCGGCGCGTCTTCCGGCCAGCAATACATGAGCCTGATCTCGCATTTGGCCGGGCCGGTCGGCGTTTCTACCGCCGGTGCGTACGTCACTTTTTCCTGCAAAATCCAGTTGCCGGGATCGGCGATCTTTTCCAGGTCTTCGGGTGTGGGGTCGATGATGACGCCCTGACCGGCGAAGGAAAACAGGGGTTTCAGCACAAACTGGTCCAACTGCTGCGGCAACACGGGGATTTCGTCCAAAAACCAGGCCCGCGGGGCAAATGGGCCGCTGATGTGCGGCAACAGGTATTTACTGATGCGGTAATACCAGTTGGGGTGCGGCGCCCATTCCACGTCGAAATCCTGCCGCAGATCGATGGGGTTGCCCAGTTGTGGCCGCATCTTTTCGAGGTCTTCGAAAATGACACGGTTGTAGATCCGGCTGATGGGGCGCTTCTTTCCATCGCGTTCGAAATACAGCTCACGGCCCGACTGTTTTAACTCGGAGACACACACCACCGGGATGCCGAGCATCGCTTCCGTCACCGCAAAATCGATGAGGGTCTTCTGTTGCAGGGGCAGCACTTCCAGCAAAATCGTTTCTCCGGCCGGCCGGTTTCCGACGATGGTGCGGCGGAGGAGGTCGCGGTAGGAGGCGGAAGTGAGCCCTTTGCCCAGGTTCTCCAATCCCGAAGGTACGTTCAGGTGCCGCCGGTATGCGGCAGCGAGTTGTTCCTGGAACCCGAACAGGCTAGGGAACCCCTGCAGCTCGATGAGTTTTGGCGTGAGGGAGCCATCGTCTGCCCGCGTTACGGCGAAATCCACGATGATGAATTGCGGCCGCGCGTTTTCGCCGGGCACGTTATAAGTTTTCGGGATCGCCCCGGCCGTGAGGGTTTTGATATCCGGCCGCATGATCACTTTCACAACGGCGTCCCCGGCTTCGAGGAGGCGTTCGGTCAGCAGGCGCGGCACAAAAACCGGGGTTTCCGCGATGCGGAACGCAGGCTCCACGCCCGTGGATGCCTTGAGGTCCGACAGCAGCGCCTGGTATTGGGCCGGTGAATACGATTGGTTATAGGCGAGGCGGATATCGGGGATCATGATGATTCGTTTTAGGTATGCTGGTATTGCAGCGCCGTTTCGAGGAAGTTGGGCAGCAAGGTATCGTGCGTGCGCAGGATCTTGTCTGGCTGTTGCAACAGTTCCAGCATGTTTTCGTATTTCTCTTCGCCATGATCGCCCACAACGCGTTTGCGGCAGGCGGGCTGGCGGAGGTATTTGTGCATCCCTTCGGCATCGGCCTCAGGGTGGAATTGCGTCCCGATCATATAAGGATTGAATCGGATGGCCATGGTTGCCCTTTCCAGGGGAACATGCGGCCTTTCCTTTTCGATGGCGAGCACTTCTGCGCCCATGGCCGCAAGGTTGGCTTCGTTCGGCTGGATCACTTGCCAGTGGCGACTGTCAACGATATAAAAAGGATCTTCCAATCCAGCGAAGATGGGCTCTTTTTCTCCGGAAGCGGTGAGATGGACGGGGAACACGCCAAAAGCGGGGCTCTTCCGCCGGCAAACTTCCCCCAACTGAAAATAACGGCAAACGATCTGGAACGAATGGCAAATGAGGAAAACGTGCTTTTTGGAGCGCCCTTCCTTCCGATTCCAATCCAGCACGGCGTTCAGCCAACCGAAATAACTGGCTTCCCAGGCGCTGCCGGCGCTGTCGACCGGGCTTCCCGGCCCGCCGGAACTGATGTAAACGTCGTACCCCAGGTCGGGCACCTTGCCTTGTCCGCGAACGTCGAACTCATTGAGTTGCAACGGTATCTGGCGCGCTTCGGCAAATTGCAGGAGCATTTCCCGGATACAGCGCATCCCCTCGTTGGGAACGCCTTCATACAGGTCTAAGACAGCTACTTTCATTACTGCAAAATTACGCCAGAAAGCGGGATTGTATGTAATCGACTACGGCATTGAAGTTGTTACCGGATTCTTCGAAGACTTTCAGCTGTTTATCCGCGCCTGTTCCCCCGGAAAGAATTTCCTCCGTTCCCTTCGTGATCACGTCGCGGGTGCCGAGGTCGTTCACCACATCGTCCACGAAATCAAGCAGTTCGTAAATCAGGGCGCGGGTGTTCACTTCCATTTCCTTCCCGAAATCGATCAGGTTGCCATCCAGCCCGTACCGCGAAGCGCGCCATTTGTTTTCGTTAATGAGGGCACGGTTGTAGAGGATGAAATTGAGGTTCTGGGCGCGGAGCTTGTATATTTTGACGCAAACCGCCTGGAAAAGCGCGGCCAGCGTGATGGTTTCGCGGACGGTGAGCGGCACGTCGCAAATGCGGAATTCGACGGTGTTGAAGAAAGGATGCACGCGGAGGTCCCACCAGACTTTCTTCGCATTGTCGATGCAATTGGTTTTAACGAGCAGCTTGATGTAGTTGTCGTATTCTTCGATGCTGGCGAAATAGTCGGGGATGCCGGTGCGGGGGAATTTATCGAACACCTTCGTTCTGAACGACTTAAACCCGGTGTTCCGTCCTTCCCAGAACGGTGAGTTCGTGCTGAGCGCAAACACGTGTGGGAGGAAGTAGCGGACGCTGTTGGCGATGTGGATGGCCATTTCGCGGTTTTCCATGCCTACGTGCACGTGCAAACCGTAGATGAGGTTAGAGCGGGCGGCGTCCTGCATTTCGTTGACCAGTTCGAAATATCGGGGATGGTCGGTGATGAGCTGTTTTTCCCATTTGGAAAAGGGATGGGTGCCGGAAGCGCCGATGCTGAAACCGAGGTTTCCGGCGATTTCGTGGATCGTTTTGCGCAGGAGCCAAACGTCGCTCCAGGCTTCGTCGATATTGGCGCAGATCTGTGTACCTACTTCCACGACGGCCTGGTGCATTTCAGCCTTCACTTTGTCTTTGATGACCTTCTGCGCCTGTTCCACGATTTTTTGTTCATGGGAGCGCAGTTCCCGGGTTTCGGGGTCCATGACCATGTATTCTTCTTCTATTCCGAGCGTAAAAGCGGCAAAGTTCATGTGTGACGATTGGTTAACCAGAGGTGAAGTTCGTAAATTATTCGGGATTGCGCGCCGCGGCGCCGGTAACGAAAATGCCCCATCGGAGGTTCATTTCATCTTCACGGGCCGCCATGGCCCTTTCCAGCGCGTATTGGGCCGAGTGTTCCAGGAACCATTCGAAGTTCTTTGGGCCTACCGATTGCGGATCAGCGTCCGGAGCGGGATTGCAGAAATCGATGGCATAGGGGACGCCGTCCTGCACGGCAAATTCCACAGTATTGAAATCATATCCCAGCATCCTGTTGAGCGAAATGGTGAATTCCTTGATAAGCGCCGCCAGCGCGGGAGATGGCCGGAAATTCGCGTTGTACCGTTCTGCATGGGGCAAGCCCGGATGGTAGGGCATGATGTGGACGTGTCTGGCGCCGATGCAAAAGCAGCGGTAATATTCCTCCCATTTCACTTCCGCCTGCAGCATCATGGTTTCCCGCCCGGTTTGCTGATGGACGTCGAAGAATTCTTCGCGGGACGAGATGTAGTGTACATCGCGCCAGCCGCCGCCGGCGTAAGGTTTCATGTAAGCGGGGAACCCCACGTACTTGAAAATCCCTTCCCAGTCCATGGGGAACGCCAGGTTGCGGAACGATCGTGCGTTGGTATTGTCCGGCTGCACGAAAGCGGGGAGCAGCGCCGTGTTGGGCACGGGGATGTCTAAACTGAGCGCGAGGGCGTTGTTGAAGTATTTTTCATCGGCCGACCACCAGAACGGGTTGTTCAGCACCGCCGTTCCCCGGAGCGCGGCGTCTTTGAGCCATGCGCGGTAAAAAGGAACGTCGTGCGAGATGCGGTCTATGACAACGGTATATTCCGCCACGCCGCCCTGGACGGCCTTGTCGATCATGACAGATTCGGCCAGCACGTCTGGCCCGCAGATACGGTTCACCCGGTCGATGAACGCCTGTGGGAAAGTGTTTTCCTGGCCGTAGAGGATCCCGATTTTCTTCATCCGTCAATGTTTTAACAGCGAGAGATAATGCGGCAGCATTTCTTTCCAGGCGGGCCAGTCGTGGTGCGAATTCGGCCTTACGTCGAGCCAGTGCTGGATATTCTTTTGTTGCAGGATGCCGGAGAACTGTTCGTTCTGCGCCCTGGAAATATCGTGTTCCGCAGCGCCGAGCACGATCCCCATTCGCCAGAGGTCGGGGTGGCTGTTGTCGGGCACGAAGTCCATGGGGTTATGATAGTAGATGTTATCGTCGTAATGCCCTTCCGCCCGCGCGCGGATGTCGAACAAACCGCTCAGCGAAAAAAGGTACGCTACTGATTCCGGGTGGCGGAAAGCGAAATTGGCCGCATGATATCCCCCGAAACTGCAACCACCTACCGCAACGCGCTCGTGGCCGGTTTCCTGCCGGATGCGGGGCAGGAGCTCGTCCATGAGTAGCCCGTCGTACAACGCGTGGTTGCGTGCCCGTTCGGAAGGGTGGATGTGGCGGTTGAACCAGCTCGACGCATCGATGCTGTCCGGACAATAAATCCGTACCCGTCCATTTTGGACGAACCAGGCTACGGACTCGATCAGCCCGCGGTCCTTGTTTTCGTAATACCGCCCCATGGAAGTGGGGAAGAGGATCAGCGGGTAGCCTGCATGGCCGAAAACGAGCATTTCAAATTCGCGGCCCAACGAGGGGGATTGCCATTTGTAATAGTTTTCTGTCAATGCTACGGGTTTTACGGATAAACGTTTTCCAGGTAAAGGAATGGTAAATGTTGGCATGCGCCGTTCGGTTTTTCACAGGTTAAAGGATACAGGTCCAGCTTATTTCCCGGCGGCTTCCAGCAGCGAGAGGTACGCTTTCCAGCCGGGATCGGGCCGGATGCTCACGGAATGCGGATAGGCGCCGTAGTTGTCTTTATAGAAAATATTCATGACCGAACGCAGGTCCAGCGTATCGGAAACGTAATAGTAATCGGTGCGTTTGCAGCCTTCGGATTTGAAACCCGCTTCCACGTTGGTGGTGAGCAGTTGCATCTGGCGAGACGCGGATTCGGCGATGGATGCGTGGGTTTCTTCCTGTTCGGCGGTTTGCCCGGTGCCCTTGCAGCCCGGGAGCGTCAGTTCCGTCACCACCAGAAAGGGGTACGCGCCATCGGGCGCCTGGCCTTTGATGAGGGTGTTGGGAACGGATTTGTCGGTACCCGGTACGGCCTGTTGCGCCCAAACAGCCTGCGAGATCAGCATCGCCAGTGGCAACAGGAATGGTTTGAATGGCATTTTTCCTCTTTTCACAACTGTAAAATAACATTTCTGCGGCGCATTTCTGGCGTCAATTTGTTAAATTACAGAAGAACCCAACCCGCCTGCTATGCTTCCCAGAAAAGAATCCTTCGGCCAGTATTCGATCTTCCTCCAGCGGGAAGTGACATTCGATTGCTTTTTGCCCGCGTCCCCGCGCGAAACGCCCCACCTGTTGCTGGTGAACGACGGCCAGGAGCTGGACGCCATGGGGTTCCCCGCCATGCTGGAACATTTGCAAAACCACAGCCATCCTTCGTTGTGGGTGGCTGCTATCCATGCCGGCCCGCAGCGCAACCAGGAATATGGAACGGAAAAACATGTGGGGGCGAGGGGAGAAGGATGCAAAGCCTCGCTGTACGCGCGCTTCGTGCTGCGGGAGCTGCTCCCGTTTCTCCGGGACCGCTACCACCAAGCGTTTCCGGATATCACCTTCGCGGGGTTCTCACTGGGTGGACTTTCCGCGCTCGACATCGTCTGGAACCATCCCGACCAGTTCCGGAAAGCCGGTGTTTTCTCGGGATCGCTCTGGTGGCGCTCATCGACCGACGGCGGCCCGCGCATCATGCACCGCCAGGTGGAAGAAGGATTATTCAAGCCAGAACTGAAATTCTTTTTCGAAGCCGGAACGGAAGATGAACTGGCAGACCGCAACGCCAACGGCGTCATCGACGCGGTAGACGATACGGAAGACCTTGTGCGCATCCTCGAAACCAAAGGCTATGAAAAAGGCCGGCATATTCAATATGCGCTGGTGCCCGGCGGCCGCCACAACACCGAAACCTGGGCCGGAGTGATGCCCGATTTCCTCGAATGGGTCGTTAAAACCGGTTGAATCCCTTCCACCGAAATAAAAAAGTAAGCTGCGCGATTTCCCCGATCGGGCCATAAAGCCCGGTTGGCTCCTTTCCACCGGAAATAAAAAAGAAAGCCGCCCCACCCTACGCGGAACGGCAATCTCGTCAGCCATTGTCCTCTGTAATTCGATAGAAAAGTCGTCCCGGAGCAAATGTCTTTAACCTGGAAGCGTTCGCTCTGCATCGTATGCCCGGCACCGGGAGGCCCGTTCTGTTAATACTAACGCAGCAGGATGTGCGCCGGATGTAATTTTTGTGTTAATGGATGAATTTTTCCATCCATAAAAAAGCCGCCTCGGATACACCGGGCGGCTTTTATCGTTTTACAGGTGAGGTTTAGTTATTGAAAATGTAGCGCACGCCCACTTGCATCTGCCAGCGCGACGCGATGCCGGTATTGGTACGGAAAGGGCCGCTCAGCTTGTCGAACGAGAAGCGCGGTTGCCCGCCGGCCCCGTTGTAATCGCGGAAAGCGAGGAAGCTGCTGGTGTTGGCCGTTTGTGTTACGCCCCATTTGCTGTTCAACAGGTTGCCCACATTGATGATGTCCCACGTCAACTGCAACTTACTTTTCGATTTCGGCG
Proteins encoded in this region:
- a CDS encoding carboxylate-amine ligase translates to MNFAAFTLGIEEEYMVMDPETRELRSHEQKIVEQAQKVIKDKVKAEMHQAVVEVGTQICANIDEAWSDVWLLRKTIHEIAGNLGFSIGASGTHPFSKWEKQLITDHPRYFELVNEMQDAARSNLIYGLHVHVGMENREMAIHIANSVRYFLPHVFALSTNSPFWEGRNTGFKSFRTKVFDKFPRTGIPDYFASIEEYDNYIKLLVKTNCIDNAKKVWWDLRVHPFFNTVEFRICDVPLTVRETITLAALFQAVCVKIYKLRAQNLNFILYNRALINENKWRASRYGLDGNLIDFGKEMEVNTRALIYELLDFVDDVVNDLGTRDVITKGTEEILSGGTGADKQLKVFEESGNNFNAVVDYIQSRFLA
- a CDS encoding esterase family protein, whose protein sequence is MTENYYKWQSPSLGREFEMLVFGHAGYPLILFPTSMGRYYENKDRGLIESVAWFVQNGRVRIYCPDSIDASSWFNRHIHPSERARNHALYDGLLMDELLPRIRQETGHERVAVGGCSFGGYHAANFAFRHPESVAYLFSLSGLFDIRARAEGHYDDNIYYHNPMDFVPDNSHPDLWRMGIVLGAAEHDISRAQNEQFSGILQQKNIQHWLDVRPNSHHDWPAWKEMLPHYLSLLKH
- a CDS encoding DUF695 domain-containing protein, which encodes MPFKPFLLPLAMLISQAVWAQQAVPGTDKSVPNTLIKGQAPDGAYPFLVVTELTLPGCKGTGQTAEQEETHASIAESASRQMQLLTTNVEAGFKSEGCKRTDYYYVSDTLDLRSVMNIFYKDNYGAYPHSVSIRPDPGWKAYLSLLEAAGK
- a CDS encoding alpha/beta hydrolase, which translates into the protein MLPRKESFGQYSIFLQREVTFDCFLPASPRETPHLLLVNDGQELDAMGFPAMLEHLQNHSHPSLWVAAIHAGPQRNQEYGTEKHVGARGEGCKASLYARFVLRELLPFLRDRYHQAFPDITFAGFSLGGLSALDIVWNHPDQFRKAGVFSGSLWWRSSTDGGPRIMHRQVEEGLFKPELKFFFEAGTEDELADRNANGVIDAVDDTEDLVRILETKGYEKGRHIQYALVPGGRHNTETWAGVMPDFLEWVVKTG